One window of Prochlorococcus marinus XMU1405 genomic DNA carries:
- the cobO gene encoding cob(I)yrinic acid a,c-diamide adenosyltransferase — MQKKPSSSKKIFNLDNQANKIGMGGKLSPDIDENSYKKRMQQRKDIQAERLQIRKIKKGLLIVFTGNGKGKTTASLGMALRTIGHGYKVAIIQFIKGGWTTGEEKALKNFSSKISWHSLGEGFTWETQDRIRDEKLVQEAWQLAKKYIQNESYKLIILDEINIATKLGYLAPKEIITFLKSLNNRKNHIVLTGRGASDSIINYADLVTEMKLIRHPFKEQGIKAQKCVEF; from the coding sequence ATGCAAAAAAAACCTTCATCTTCCAAGAAAATATTTAACCTCGATAATCAAGCAAATAAAATTGGAATGGGAGGTAAATTATCACCGGATATCGATGAGAACTCATATAAAAAAAGAATGCAGCAAAGAAAAGATATCCAAGCCGAAAGACTACAAATTAGAAAAATAAAAAAAGGATTATTGATTGTTTTTACAGGAAATGGCAAGGGCAAGACAACTGCATCTTTAGGTATGGCTTTAAGGACGATAGGTCATGGCTATAAAGTAGCAATAATTCAATTTATCAAAGGAGGCTGGACCACTGGAGAAGAAAAAGCACTTAAAAACTTTTCTTCAAAGATATCTTGGCATTCATTAGGAGAGGGATTTACTTGGGAAACACAAGACAGAATAAGAGATGAAAAATTAGTTCAAGAGGCTTGGCAACTAGCCAAAAAATACATACAAAACGAATCTTATAAACTTATCATTCTTGATGAAATTAATATTGCGACAAAACTTGGATATCTTGCACCCAAAGAAATAATCACTTTTTTAAAAAGCTTAAATAATAGAAAAAATCATATTGTTTTAACTGGAAGGGGAGCATCTGATTCAATTATCAATTACGCTGATCTAGTTACAGAAATGAAACTAATAAGACATCCATTTAAAGAACAAGGAATAAAAGCACA